From one Eucalyptus grandis isolate ANBG69807.140 chromosome 9, ASM1654582v1, whole genome shotgun sequence genomic stretch:
- the LOC104420070 gene encoding magnesium transporter MRS2-3-like, which produces MAPPPPPDRTGEEEIGRAAMLQAQRPRRKGIGTRAWLIVLESGQSRVEEIGKHAIMRRTGLPARDLRVLDPVLSYPSSILGRERAVVVNLEHIKAVITAKEVVMVNTNSPLVYQFVQDLQRRVSSSNYATQQVRL; this is translated from the coding sequence ATggcgccgccgccaccgccggacCGGACGGGGGAGGAGGAGATCGGCAGGGCGGCGATGCTCCAGGCGCAGCGGCCGCGGCGGAAGGGGATCGGGACCCGGGCGTGGCTGATCGTGTTGGAGTCCGGGCAGTCGCGCGTCGAGGAGATCGGGAAGCACGCCATCATGCGCCGCACCGGCCTCCCGGCGCGCGACCTCCGGGTGCTCGACCCGGTGCTGTCGTACCCGTCCTCGATCCTCGGTCGGGAGCGGGCGGTCGTCGTGAACCTGGAGCACATCAAGGCCGTGATCACCGCCAAGGAGGTTGTGATGGTCAACACCAACAGCCCTCTGGTTTACCAGTTCGTCCAGGACCTCCAGCGCCGGGTTTCTAGCTCCAATTACGCGACTCAACAGGTGAGGCTTTAG